The window GTGGCGCTGGACGCGCGGGTTGGCGACACGCTCACCGTGGGGTATGCGAAGTTCGAGATTGCGGGCGCCATCACCAGCGTGCCGGGCGACCCGGGCATCGCCAGCGCCATCGGGCCGCGCGTCTTCGTGGCCGACCGCTGGCTGAGCGAGACGCAGCTGCTGGGATTCGGCAGTCGCGCGCAGTACGAGGCCTTCGTGCGCCTGCCGCCGGGCGTCAACTCGCCCCAGTGGGCGGCGCCGCTGCGCCCGCAGATGCTCAAGGCCAACGTGCGCATGCGCACCGTGGTGCAGCAGGAGATCAACTTCACCGAAGCCATCGGGCAGATGGCGAGCTTCCTCGGTCTCGTGGGGCTGATCGCGCTCCTGCTCGGCGGCGTGGGCGTGGCGAGCGGCGTGCACGCGTTCGTCACGCGCAAGGTGGACACGGTGGCGGTGCTGCGCTGCCTCGGCGCCACCAGCAGCCAGGTGCTCTACATCTACGTGCTCCAGGCGGCGGCGATGGGATTGCTGGGCGCGGCCTTCGGCGCCGTCCTGGGGATTGCCATTCAGTTTGGCCTGCCGCTGGTGGTCAAGGATTTCCTCCCGCTCGACGTCCAGGTCACGCTCGACCCGAAGGCGCTGGCCACCGGGCTCGCCGTCGGCGTCTGCGTCGCGCTCATCTTTGCGCTGCGGCCGCTGCTCGCGCTGCGGCGCGTCTCGCCGCTGCAGGCGCTGCGGCGCGACGATGCGGCGCTGGTGCGGGCTTCGCTGCGCGACCCCGCCACGCAGCTGGTGAACCTGACGCTCGTGACGAGCGTCATCCTGCTCGCCATCGGACGGGCCGACACCGTGCCCCGCGGCCTGATGTTCGCGGTGGGCATCGGCATCAGCCTCGTCGTCCTGTACGGCGCCGCGTGGCTGCTGAGCGAAGGGGCGCGGCGCGTGGTCCGCCCCGCCTGGCCGTACGTGCTGCGCCAGGGCGTCGCGAACCTGTACCGCCCGGCCAACCAGACGCGCTCGGTCGTGATCGCCCTCGGGTTTGGGTCGTTCCTCGTGACGACCATCTACCTGGTGCAGACCAATCTGGTGAAGCAGTTCGACATCACGGCCGCCGCCTCGAAGGGCAACCTGGTGATGTTCGACATCCAGGATGACCAGCGCGAGGGCGTGGCGCGCTCGATCGTCGACGGCGGGCACCGGATCATCTCGATGACGCCCATCGTGACGATGCGCATCGCGAAGATCAACGGCGCCGAGCCCACCGAGCATGCGCGGCAGACGGGCCAGGGGCGTGGGAGCTGGGCGTACCGCCGCGAGTATCGCTCGACGTATCGCGACACGATGGTGGTGACCGAGAAGCTCGCCGCCGGCAAGTGGTTTGGCGCGCACTCGGCCAGCGACACGCTGCACGAGGTGTCGCTCGAGCAGGACCTCGCGACCGAGAACCTGAAGGTCAAGCTCGGCGACGTGATCACGTGGGACGTGCAGGGGGTGCTGATCTCGACGAAGGTGACGAGCCTGCGCACGGTGGACTGGGGGCGGTTCGACCCGAACTTCTTTGCGGTGTTCGACCCCGCGGCCATTCGCGGCGCGCCCAAGCAGTGGGCGGCGGTGGCGGCCGTGGCAGACGAGAAGGCGATGCCCGTGCTGCAGCGGCGCGTGGTGGAGCGCTATCCGAACGTGGCGAGCCTCGACATCTCGCTGGTGCGCCGCACAATCAACGACATCGTGCACAAGGTCTCGTTGGCGGTGCGCTTCCTGGCGCTCTTCTCGCTGGGGATGGGCGTGCCGGTGCTCTTCAGCGCCGTCGCCGCCACGCGCCGCGACCGGCTGCGCGAGAGCGTGCTGCTCAAGGTGCTGGGTGCGACGCACCGCCAGGTGCTGCGCATCCTCTTCGCCGAGTACGCCCTGCTCGGCGCGCTCGGCAGCCTGTGCGGCATGGGACTCGCGACGATCGGCGGCTGGGCGCTGGTGACGTTCGTCTTCGAGGCGCCGTTCCAGTTTGCCTGGGGCCCGGCGTCGGCGATTGCCGCGGCGATGCTGGGGATGGCCATCGGGATTGGCCTGCTGACGGCGCGCGAGGTGTTCCGCGAGACGCCGATGGCGGCGCTGAGAGAGGCGTAACCGAGACGGAACGAGAACGGGATGGAGGCGAAGGAACGGGGGACGGGAGTGGGGACGAGGAGGAGACGCAACTCTTCCCTTCTCGTCCCCATCTCGTTCCTGCACTCATCCCTCGTCCCTTCGCCCCTACCCCCTCCCCGTTCCTGCCTGGTAGTTACTGTATCCGCACGATCGCCAGTCTCACCTGCCCCGGCGGGTCTCCGCCGGCTGCGCCGCGAAGGTCGAGCAGCTGCGGCGCGGCCTGCGATCCGCTGATGAGCCACGACGAGAACGATCCGGCGGCGAGCGCGCTGACCGTGGTGCTGAAGGCGCCGAACGGGACGCGGCGCGGCGTGAACGGATAGGCGACGGGATAGAGGTTTCTCGTGCTCGCGGGGTTCGTGCACGGACCCAGGTCGGCGCAGAGGCCGGCGAACACGTCGCGCGTATTCCACGAGGGGAACTTCAGGCGTCCGTTCGCGAAGGTCACCCCCGGATAATCGTCGGCATAGAGTGCGAGTGCCCACTCGCCGTACATCTCTTCCCAGACATGCCCGGAGACGCGCGCCTCGAGGTTGGCCACGCCCGACTTGGTGGACTGGACGAGCGGCAGGAGGAAGGAGGACTCGCTCGTGGCGTAGTGATCGATCATCCAGCGCACGATGGACCAGGAGGTGCCGTAGAAGGTGGCGTCCGCGATGCCGGTGCGTCCGAACATCGTGTAGATGTCGGGCGCCTGGAGGTACTGATACAGGTTGTCGAAGTGGCGGAGCATCAGGATCGGGCGTCCACCGCACGTCGCGTCTTCCGGGCGGATTTCGCAGTACAGGCTCGACCGGTAATCCGCATTCCCCTTCCACGTCGTGCCCTCGAGCGAGCGCGCCAACTGCTCTTCGGCATGGCGCGCGGTTCCTTCCTCGAGCCAGAGTTCCTCGAACGCCGTGTTCTGGCTGAGTCGCCAGGCGAACGACGTGATGTGCTTGACTTCGTGGATGATCGTGCCGCGTATCTCACGCAGCCAGGACCCGCGGCTTCCGGCGCCGACGCCCGCCGCGAGCGACGTCGGCATGACGGCGTAGAAGAACTTTCCGTTGTTGCTGCTCGGCGCCTGCGACGCCGGATAGAAGTCGCAGCTCGCCACGAAGCCGGACAGGGTGCCCCCCGCCATCGTGTTGATGCGTGGCGAGAAGACCATCACCACGATCCCGGCGTAGGCCGGACTCAGGCTCGCATCAAACACCGACGGGTTGCCGAAGTACTGCGTCAGGATCGGCCAGTCCACGTCATCGAACTCCTGGCCAATCTGCGCGTACAGCGAGTCCATCTGCCCCCGGAGCGTCGGCACCCCATTGATCACGCTCACCGTGTCCTCGACAATGACCGCGTGCTTGCCGACCCACGCGGTGCGCGCGCCAATGGAGAGGAACTGCGAACAGAAGCTCGACGCGTCGAGGTTCGGAATCTTGAGCTGCGTGACGGCGCCGACGGTGGCAATCTGGTTCGCGCGCGCCCGCACCATCGTGACCCCTTCGTCGGTCAGCGACCGCAGTCGGCGCGCTGCGGCTGACGGCGCGCCCTGGCGGCGCGCGAAGTCCAGCGAGCGCTGCAGGATGTCGGCATGCGTCCCGTCGGCGTGCCGCCGGCGTGCATCGTCCTGCCAGCGCGCGAATTGGGGCGATCCGATGCGGGGATAGGACGTGAGCGACGGCGGCGTGCCGGCCGGTGACACGGCCCGCGGCGCCCGTGCCGTCAACGCGACCGACTGCGCCGCCGCGACCGCCGCACCGCGCAGCGCAAAGGATGCCTCATTGCCGGAAATCGTGCGGGCCGTGTTGTAGGCCGTCACGAGATAGGCGCCGCCGCTTACGGACAGTTCGTTGCAGCGGGCATCGGCCGCAGTGCTCAGCACGAGCGACTGGCCGACGGCGAGCGTCCGCTGCGCCGCCGTCCGCAGCGACGCGGTCGCGATGCCAGTCTGGTTGTTGGCATTCACCTGCAGCGCCACGGGGCGCACCACGTCGCAGGCCCAGCCGGTAGCGGGGAGCGTGACGGTGAGCTGCGTGGTGCTTGCCGCCGTCACGGTCGCCGCCACCCCCTCGACGAGCACCGCATTACCGCCGACCGACGAGGCGAAGTTCTCGCCGCTCACCACCGCCGATCCGCCAGCGACCAGGGGCGTCACGCTCGTGATGCGCGGTGAACTGGGCGTGACATTGGCGGTGACGCGCACGCGCATCGTCGCCGTGAGTCCCTCGGTGCTGGCGGAAACGATGGCGGTGCCCGCCGCGACGGCGGTGACGACGCCAATCGGCGACACGGTGGCCACCTTGGGCGCGTCCGACGCAAAGAAGAACGTCGGATTTGGAATGACGCGTCCGCTCGCATCCTTGGCGATCGGCGCCAGCGTCGCGCTGCCCGAGGGGAGCAAGAGCACCGTCGAGTCCTTGTCGAACGTGACGGAGGCGACGGGCGGATTCGCCACGGTGATTTCGACGTCACCCGCGCGGCCGCCGTAGGAGGCCCGCACCTTGCCCTGGCCGGCCGCCAGCCCGGTCGCCAGTCCCGTGACCGAGACGCCGATGACCGACGGCGTCACCGACGACCACGTCACCTGCGCCCCGTGGACGACCTGGCCGTCGACGCCGGTGACCCGCGCGGTGAGTTGCGTGCTGGCACCGACGAGCACGGTCGTGGACGCCGCCGAGACGGCGACTTCCCTGACGGACACCGGGGGCCCCTCGCCACCGCCGCAGCCGATCAACACGAGCAGGCCAGATACGAGCGCACGCCGCTTCAAGTCCGGATATCCTCCACGCGCGGCCGGGGACGCGCTGGGAACAATGGAAAGCTCACGAGGCAGGCCCGCCGGTTCATCACCGGCGCGCTGCCAGCCGCGGCGGCGCGGCCGGGCTAATTATGGCCTGTCATACCCCGCGGCGTCACCTTTCAGCGCCAAGAAGGAACAGTGGCCCCACCGGCGCGCTCGCGATTGGGATTGGTTCGAAGGGACAGGAGCGAGCAGCCCGACGGCGAAGGACGGATTGAGGATACGGAATTCGGAACGGGATTCAGGAAATCGATTCAGGAATGCGACGGGCGATTGACTGCGGGTCGCCGTCAATCGCCAGTCGTGGTCCGCATTCGACATCCTGAATCCCGTTCCGGATTCCAGATCCTCGATCGCCGTTCAGCAGCCTTCCTTCTTTTTCTTCTTCGGCGCCCCCGCCGGCGTTCCGCCTTGCGGCGCGGGCATCGCGAGCTTCGGCATTACGACGGCCGTGGCGGCGGAGTCGCCGGCCAGTGACTGCGGCGTGCCGCCGAAGAACTTGCTGACCTCCTTCACCCGGGCAAACTCGACCAACTGCGCCGGCGTCGCGTTGTCGGGGACGCGCGGAAAGAGGACGCTGTCCCTCCACGCCTCGAGGCCGCCGCGCAGGATGTAGGCCCCCCGGAAGCCGCGGGCGTTGAGCAGTATCCACGCCTGCGCCGCGCGGGCGCCATCCTCGGCATACAGTACGATCTTCTCGTTGCGCTGCAGTCCCGACGTGCCGAGCCCGGCCACCGGGATGTTCTCCGCGTTCGGCAGGTGATACTCGGCATACGCGGCCGCCGGCCGCAGGTCGACGACCCGAAAGTCCGCCTTGCCCTGGATGATCCAGTCGGCGAGCGTCGTCACGCCGACCTGGTCGGCGCCCGTTGCCATCCGGAGCGACAGCTCCTTGGCATTCACGGTCGCGCCAGCTCCCTTGTACGGATTGCCGAGGAAGAGCGCCAGGAAGCCGAGCACCAGGGCGACCAGGGCGAGCCGGCGATTCACCGAGAGATTCGTGAAGAAGCCTGGCATGATCAGCCCTCCGCCTTGCGGGCCGCCATGCGCTTCTCCACCCACTCCGCGCCGACGAAGCCGCCCAGCGCCATCAGCACCACGGCGAAGACCAGCAGGCCGTACGGCAGCCCGGTGACCTGCGGCAGGGTGAGCTGCCCCATCTCCGTGGCGTTGTAGAAGCCGCTCACCATCGGGTAGAACTCGTTGAATCCCACGATGCCGGCGAAGATCCCGAGGAAGAGCACGAGCGCGTCAATGCGCCCGGTGGCCACGCCCACGCAGGCCGTGCCGGGACAATAACCGCCCACCACGAAGCCAACCCCGAGGACGAGCCCGCCAACCATCTGCGGCGCGAGGAACGTGGGGGTGAGGTAGACGAGCGAGAGGTCCATCACGCCAAGCACCGAGAGGTAGTACACCCCGAGCATCGCGGTGACAATGGCGGTGAACATCACCTTGAAGACCCGGAGGTCGGTGAGATAGAACTGCGCCGCGAGCTTGCGCGCGCTGCCGAAGCCGGCGCGCTCGAGGAAGAAACCGAAGCCGATGCCGACGAGGAACGCCACCACGAGGCCGAGGTTGTCCCCGAAGAAGCCGAACTTGAAGAAGGGCGCCATCATGTCCACTGCCTCCGCATGACATACGCGAACGCGTATGCGCCGACGAACACCATGATCATGAATCCCCAACTGCCCGCGTTGAGCAGCGCGCCGCCGGTGAGCGCCTGGCCGCTGGTGCAGCCGCGGGCGAGCTTGGCGCCGATGCCCATCAGCGCACCGCCGATGAACGCGAAGATCAGGCGATTCCGGGTCGAGATACGCGGTCCCTTCTCCACGGTTCTCGTCACGCGGTGCGCGAGGAGACCGGAGAGGAAGCCGCCGACGAAGACGCCGAGCACCTCGAAGACGAGCCAGTCCTTGAGCGGCGTCGTTCCCTCCTTGAGGTACTCCGCGTACGCGGGGTTCGCCGCGACATGCCCCGGCGCCACCGCGTTGAGCCCGGCGGTGATGGTCGAGGCGAAGGCGCCGGAGGCGCCGAGTCCGCGTCCCATCACCACGAAGGCGGTGAGCAGAACAAGGCCGAGGCCAAAACCGGCGACGTACGGGTTCCAGTAGGGTTGGGCAGGCTTTGCTTCCATGCGATGGCTCCTTGAGAACGCGCCGGTCAGGTCCAGTGACTGAACTGGCCGGCGTACACGATGACGAAGCGAAGGGTCAGGCCGCCGAGGAGAACGAGGATCGGCGCCACGGGGGTGTGCTTCACCCGGTGATTGACCGCGAGCATCTGGATGCCGAGCGGCACGAGGATCCCGAGGCCGATGACCAGCACCCAGAAGGCCGAGGCGTACGGGCCGTCGAGCAGGAGGCGCACGGCCTCGATGTGCACGCGAGACGACGTCAGCAGGCCGCTGATGAAGCCGCCGAAGACGAACAACTCGAGCGTCAGGAAGGCGGCGTCGGCCTTGGCCAGCAACTCGCGCTCGTATTCATCGGTGGTGATGAGGTGCACGAATGCGGCCGCCGCCGAGAGCCCGGAGACGAGGAACAACATCCAGAGCATCGCGCTGTTCCAGAGCGGACGGGCGCCGAACGAACTCAGCAGCACGCCCGTGTACATGCCCAGGAGCGTGCCGAGCAGCATGTTGGCGATGCCGATGCCCTTGATGAGCTGCGGGCGCTGGTTCAGCGCGGCCGACCAGCGGTCGAAGAGCGGCACCCGGCCCTGGAACGGCTGCGGAATGCGAATGAGCGTGTTCGCCCAGAGCGCGGGGAAGACGATCATCAGGAGCCACGAGCCCCACGACATCGGCGCGCTCGGCTGGAACGTCGTGAAGAGGCGCCAGAAGTAGAGCTTGTGCTCGAGGTCGAGGAAGAGAGCGAACATGCCGCCGCTGAGCAGGACGAGCGCGATGTGCGGCAGGTAGAACGTGGAGAAGTCGGTGTGCCTGTACCGGCGCTGCAGCACGAAGTACCCGGCGATGATCATGATCCCGGCGACGAGGCCGCCGAGGAACAGGTAGACCGGAATCTGCCACGACCAGATGCTGAGGACCGGGTCGATCAGCTCGTTGTGGCGCGTGATGGTGAGTTCTTGCATCGGGGCGCTCACGTGAGGTAGTAGATGCGCGGCTTCGTGCCCGCGTCCGGCATGAGCACGTGGTGCTTCCGCGACGCGAGGAGCTGGCTGACGTCGCTGTTGGGATCATCGAGGTCGCCAAAGTGCATGCAGTGCGTCGGGCAGACCGCGACGCAGGCGGGCGACAGTCCCTGCTCCACGCGATGGATGCAGAAGGTGCACTTGTCGGCGTAGCCGTCGGGGTGGATGAAGCGCGCACCGTACGGACACGACGCAACGCATCCCTTGCACCCGATGCACTTGTCCGCGTCGACCAGCACCACGCCCCCCACGTCGTGCACGTGGCTCGCCCCGGTCGGACAGCAGGAGACGCACGGCGGGTTGTCGCAGTGATTGCAGCGCTCCGAGCGGATCTCCATGTGCAACGTCGGGAAGGTCCCCGTGACGTCGTACGCAATCCAGTCGCGGTTGAATCCCTCGGGAACGTCGTTCTCGGTCTTGCAGGCGACCACGCAGTCCATGCAGCCGACGCACCGGACGGTGTCGATGACCATGCCGAACCTAGCCATGGATCGCCTCCGGCTCGAGGGTGACGAAGTTGACGTGCATGCCCGTCCCGCCCATCAACGGGTCGGTGACGTACCGGGTGACGAGTTGCGAGTCGCTTGCCCCCTTCTGGTAGGCATGCTTGAGGCCGCGGGCGGTGTGGCCGAAGCCGTGCACCATGTAGACGCAGTCGGGACGAATGCGCTCGGTGGCCTTCACGCGCACACGGTTGCTGATGACGCCGTCCTGGTTCTTCAGGCGCACGTAGTCGCCCGATTTAAGCTCGAGGCGCCGCGCCACGTCGGCGTTCAGCCAGACCTCGTTCTCGTCCATCATGTCGGCGAGAATCCGGTTGGACTGCGTGCGGCTGAACGAGTGCACCGGCGCCCGGCCGAAGAGGAGGCGGAAGGCCCCCGGCGGCGCGTCGGCGGGACGGTGATAGACCGGCACGGGATCGAAGCCGGCCTTTTCGAGCTGGAGCGAGTAGAACTCGATCTTCCCCGACGGCGTCTCGAACTTCAGCGGCGCCCCTTCACTGGTGAAGATGGGCTGCGGCGCCCCGCGGATGATGCCGCGCGACTTCAATTCGGCAAAGCTCAGGCCGGCGTTGGTCAGCCGCTGGTCGAGATACTCCTCGATGTCCTTCCACGGATAGTAGTGCGCGAGGCCCAGCGTTTCAGCGAGCTTCTTCGCCATCCACCAGTTGGGTTTCTGGTCGTCAGGAGCGTCCACCACCGGCTGGCGGATGGCGACGAAGGGCTCGCGGAACCACTCAACATTGAGATCGTCGTAGCGCTCGAGGTAGACCGACTCCGGGAGCACGACGTCGGCCCACCCGGCGATTTCGCTGGGTATCACGTCCACGACCACGAGCAGGTCGAGGTTCTGGATGGCCTTGATGGTCTCGGCTTCGTTCGGCAGGGCCTGGATCAGGTTGGTGGCGTAGACGAACCACCCCTTGATCGGGTACGGCTTGCCGGTGATCGTCGCCTCGCGAATGCCGGTGGTGATGGCCTCGTGGGCAAACGGATACCGATTGTCCGGGTTGTCGACTTTCGGCCTGGCCGGCTTCGGATACGGGGGATAGGGATACCCGGGGACATCCATGCTGACGGGCGTATAGAACCCGCCCTCGCGGCCCCAGCTGCCCAGCAGGGCGTTGAGCAGCGCGATGGCGCGGCTGCGCTGCGCATCGTCGCCGTACCAGGTGGCGTGTCGCCCGGGGTGCACCAGGGTGCGCTTGTACCGCGCCATCTCGCGGGCAGTCGCGCGGATCACCTCGGGCGTGATGCCGGTCTCGGGGTACGCCCACTCGGGCGTGTACGTGCCGAGCGTCGCGGCGAACTGGTCGAAGCCGAAGCCATTCGCGGCGACGTACGCCTTGTCGTACAGCTCCTCCGTGACGATGACGTGCATCCACGCGAGGAGCAGGGCGAGGTCGGTGCCGGGCTTGATCGGGAGGTAGTGCTTGGCCTTGCCCGCCGCGATGGAGAACCGCGGGTCGACGACGATCACCGAGGCGCCGTTGCCGACGGCGTCGGCGAACTCCTGCACCTGCGAGTTGTGCATGTTCTCGCCGAGGTGGCTGCCGATGAGCACCAGGCACTCGGCGTTCTTGATATCCGTGCGTTCCGGCGATCCCACATCCTCGCCGTAGGTGAGGCGGAAGCCGACGTCGCGCGGACCGCGGCACTGCGCAAAGGACGGCGCGGCGAAGTTCGGCGTGCCGTACGCCTTGAGGGTGTGCTTGAGGAAGTTGCCGCCGATGCCGTGGGCGAACATCGCCACGGCCTCCGGGCCGTGGGTGGCCTTGATGGCGTGCATCTTCGTGGCGATGTACGCGAAGGCCTCGTCCCACGAGACCTCGGCCCACTCCTCCCGGCCGCGGTCGTGGCGACGAATGAGGGGGCGCTTGAGCCGGTCCGGATCGAAGTGCGCGCCCACGCCGCCGGTGCCGCGCGGGCAGAGCCGGCCGCGGCTCAGCGGATCCTCCGGGTTCCCCTCGACCTTCCAGAGGACGCCATCGCGCACCGATGCGATCGCGCCGCATTTCCAGAAGCAGATGTCGCAGAAGGTCGGCACTTGCCGCACGCCCTTGGTGGCCCGCGGCGCCGGCTTGGCCGGTGCCGTCGGTCCCTTGGCGAAGGCGGCCGCGCCGGTAGCCACCGTCACGGTCGCCGCAGAGATCTTCAGGAATTTTCGTCGTGAGAACGCGCCCATGCTCGCCTCAACCATAGGGCGACGCCCGGCCCGCGGGCCTGGCTTTCACGCCCAACTGCCCGGGCGTCGCCTCGTTTACAGCCCTAGCCTAAGCGATCCGGGTTCGTTGGTCGGTCAGGCAAGTATTTCAAACCTGTCGGGAAAAACCGGAAAATATGCGTAAATGAGGATATGGTGCTTTACAGAATCTGTTTTCCGGCCAGAATACCTGACGACGGCCGACGATCGACCGCCATATTGCCTCCATGTCCGTGCCGCCTCGCCCGCCCGCCCGATGACCGTCCGGCCGACGATCGCCACCCGGCTGATGCTCGCCACGGTCGTGGGTGCTGCCGCGCTCGCGCTCGCGCTCGTGGCGCGGCGCAACGGGCGCATGCCGGACGCCGCCGGTGTCGACCGAGGACCGGGGCCGTCCGCCGTGGAACCACCGCTCATCCTCGGGCGCCGCGAGGCCTGTCTCGTCTGCCATGCGGGGATCACCGGACTCGACGAGGCGCACCGTCCCGAACGCATCGGCTGTGCCGCCTGCCACGGCGGCGACGTGCGGGCGATGGACGCGCGCGCGGCGCACGCGGGGATGATCCGCGTGCCGGGGAATCTCGCCGACGCGCCCCGCACCTGCGCGCAGTCGGCCTGCCACCCCGCCCTGGCCTCTCGCGTCGAACGGTCGATCATGGCGACGATGGCGGGGGTCATTGAAATCGATCGCCGGGTCTTCGGCGACCCCGCTCCCGCGTCGACCGTACCGCCCCACGCGGCCGCGCTGGGAGCGGGTCCGGCCGACACGCATCTGCGCCAGCTTTGCGCCTCGTGCCACCTCGACCAGCCGAAGACGGAGTGGGGCGCCATTGGCGAGGACACGCGGGGCGGCGGATGCAACGCGTGCCACCTCATGTACGACTCGGCCGCCACCCGAGAACTGGCGACGTATCGGGCGACGGCGCCGGCCGCGCGGACGGGGATTCCCCGTCGCCATCCGTCGTTCTCCATTGCGGTCGGCAACGACCACTGTTTCGGCTGCCACAGCCGGTCGGGACGGATCTCGACGAACTACGAGGGGTGGAATGAACTGCGCGACGCGCCGTCGGACGCCGCGCTGGACGCCGACGCGCGCGCGCCGCAGCGGCGATATCGCCGGCTGGAGGACGGACGGTATTTCACGCGCGTCACGCCCGACGCGCACCAGGCGCGGGGCATGGACTGCATCGACTGCCACACGCCGGGCGAGGTGATGGGAGCCGCCAAGGTCGTCACGCATGCGCGCGAGCAGGCGCAGATCCGCTGCGAGGACTGCCACACGGCGCGGCCTGCCTCAATTCCGTCGACACACGCCGACGCTGAAACCAGTGCGCTGCTCGCGCTGCGCCGTTGGACGCTTCCCTCCGGTCAGCGACTGGCCGTCACCGCCTCCGGGGCAGTTCTCTCCAATGTCGTCGTGGCGCCTGACGCCGGCCTGCGCTTGCGGCACAAGCGCGACGGCGCGTGGGCGCCGCTGCGGCCGCCATTGGCGGTGTGCACGCAGGGCGGCGGACACGCCCGGCTCACCTGCAGCGCGTGCCATTCAGCGTGGGCGCCCCGTTGCGCGACCTGTCACACGGCGTACGACAAGTCGGCGGACGCATTCGACCACGTCGACCAGCGGGACGTGCGCGGCGGATGGAACGAGTCCTCGGGGCCATTCGAAGCGACGCCGCCCACGCTGGGCGTCCGCGCCGACGCCGCCGATGACGCGCATCCGCACGGCGTGGTCGACACCTTCATTCCGGGAATGATCCTCGAACTCGACCGCAGTCAATTCACGACGGCATCGCCCGCGCGTGTCTTTCGGCGGCTCTACGCACGCACGGCGGCGCACACGACGAGCCGGGCCGCCCGGTCCTGCACCTCCTGCCACACCGATCCGGTGGCGCTTGGCTTCGGGCGCGGCACGCTGCGCTACGCCATCGCCGGCGGGGTGGGACGCTGGAGCTTCACGCCGGAGCTCGCGCCGTCTCCGCACGACGGACTTCCCGCCGATGCGTGGACCGGATTCCTGCAGGCACGCCGTGGCATGGTCTCCACGCGCGACGACGTGCGCCCGTTCACCATCGAGGAGCAGCGCCGCATCCTGACCGCGGGGGCGTGCCTGACCTGCCACGCCGGATCGTCGGCGGTGATGCAACGCGCGATCGTCGACTTCGCGGCGACGGCCGCGCGGAAGACGAAGCGGTGCGTGGGGCCGACGTTCTGAGAGAGAGAGACGATTGAGGATCTGGAATTCGGTATGGGATTCAGGATTGCGAATTCCGATTGCGATTGGCGATTGGCGGTGATCCCGCGGTCAATCGCCCGTCACAATCTTGAATCGAATTCCTGAATCGCGTTCCGAATTCCAAATCCTCCATCGTCGTGGGTCAGAAGATCTTCACCCCGAAGTACCGCTTCGGCTGCTTCTGCACATCGGCCAGCAGCGCGCGCAGTTCCCGCAGCAGCGAGTCGGTGTTCTGGTACAGGCGCGGGTCGTTGACGAGGAGACCGAGCGTGCCCTGCCCGCGGTCCACCTTCAGCAGGACCGAGTCGGCCCGCGCCATCACGCCGCGCAGGTGGCTCTCGGTGCGCTCGAGCGACTGCGTGATCTGATTCAGGCGCGCGCTGGCCTCGCGCACCTGCGCCGCCGCCTTCTCGCTCTCGCTGACGATGTGGC of the Gemmatimonadaceae bacterium genome contains:
- the nrfD gene encoding NrfD/PsrC family molybdoenzyme membrane anchor subunit: MQELTITRHNELIDPVLSIWSWQIPVYLFLGGLVAGIMIIAGYFVLQRRYRHTDFSTFYLPHIALVLLSGGMFALFLDLEHKLYFWRLFTTFQPSAPMSWGSWLLMIVFPALWANTLIRIPQPFQGRVPLFDRWSAALNQRPQLIKGIGIANMLLGTLLGMYTGVLLSSFGARPLWNSAMLWMLFLVSGLSAAAAFVHLITTDEYERELLAKADAAFLTLELFVFGGFISGLLTSSRVHIEAVRLLLDGPYASAFWVLVIGLGILVPLGIQMLAVNHRVKHTPVAPILVLLGGLTLRFVIVYAGQFSHWT
- a CDS encoding 4Fe-4S dicluster domain-containing protein, whose amino-acid sequence is MARFGMVIDTVRCVGCMDCVVACKTENDVPEGFNRDWIAYDVTGTFPTLHMEIRSERCNHCDNPPCVSCCPTGASHVHDVGGVVLVDADKCIGCKGCVASCPYGARFIHPDGYADKCTFCIHRVEQGLSPACVAVCPTHCMHFGDLDDPNSDVSQLLASRKHHVLMPDAGTKPRIYYLT
- a CDS encoding molybdopterin-dependent oxidoreductase, whose protein sequence is MTVATGAAAFAKGPTAPAKPAPRATKGVRQVPTFCDICFWKCGAIASVRDGVLWKVEGNPEDPLSRGRLCPRGTGGVGAHFDPDRLKRPLIRRHDRGREEWAEVSWDEAFAYIATKMHAIKATHGPEAVAMFAHGIGGNFLKHTLKAYGTPNFAAPSFAQCRGPRDVGFRLTYGEDVGSPERTDIKNAECLVLIGSHLGENMHNSQVQEFADAVGNGASVIVVDPRFSIAAGKAKHYLPIKPGTDLALLLAWMHVIVTEELYDKAYVAANGFGFDQFAATLGTYTPEWAYPETGITPEVIRATAREMARYKRTLVHPGRHATWYGDDAQRSRAIALLNALLGSWGREGGFYTPVSMDVPGYPYPPYPKPARPKVDNPDNRYPFAHEAITTGIREATITGKPYPIKGWFVYATNLIQALPNEAETIKAIQNLDLLVVVDVIPSEIAGWADVVLPESVYLERYDDLNVEWFREPFVAIRQPVVDAPDDQKPNWWMAKKLAETLGLAHYYPWKDIEEYLDQRLTNAGLSFAELKSRGIIRGAPQPIFTSEGAPLKFETPSGKIEFYSLQLEKAGFDPVPVYHRPADAPPGAFRLLFGRAPVHSFSRTQSNRILADMMDENEVWLNADVARRLELKSGDYVRLKNQDGVISNRVRVKATERIRPDCVYMVHGFGHTARGLKHAYQKGASDSQLVTRYVTDPLMGGTGMHVNFVTLEPEAIHG
- a CDS encoding multiheme c-type cytochrome — translated: MTVRPTIATRLMLATVVGAAALALALVARRNGRMPDAAGVDRGPGPSAVEPPLILGRREACLVCHAGITGLDEAHRPERIGCAACHGGDVRAMDARAAHAGMIRVPGNLADAPRTCAQSACHPALASRVERSIMATMAGVIEIDRRVFGDPAPASTVPPHAAALGAGPADTHLRQLCASCHLDQPKTEWGAIGEDTRGGGCNACHLMYDSAATRELATYRATAPAARTGIPRRHPSFSIAVGNDHCFGCHSRSGRISTNYEGWNELRDAPSDAALDADARAPQRRYRRLEDGRYFTRVTPDAHQARGMDCIDCHTPGEVMGAAKVVTHAREQAQIRCEDCHTARPASIPSTHADAETSALLALRRWTLPSGQRLAVTASGAVLSNVVVAPDAGLRLRHKRDGAWAPLRPPLAVCTQGGGHARLTCSACHSAWAPRCATCHTAYDKSADAFDHVDQRDVRGGWNESSGPFEATPPTLGVRADAADDAHPHGVVDTFIPGMILELDRSQFTTASPARVFRRLYARTAAHTTSRAARSCTSCHTDPVALGFGRGTLRYAIAGGVGRWSFTPELAPSPHDGLPADAWTGFLQARRGMVSTRDDVRPFTIEEQRRILTAGACLTCHAGSSAVMQRAIVDFAATAARKTKRCVGPTF